One segment of Neobacillus endophyticus DNA contains the following:
- a CDS encoding TMEM175 family protein, which translates to MIKREHGIYSSERMVTYVDAIFAIALTLLVIEIKIPEHADGDNLIMTLWQEWPKFISFLISFMIISVVWFNHHTMFHYIKKIDHTLILMNTILMLNVIAIPFCSSILGEYADAVGENSKVAALIYGGWITLGGIPFNFIWSYALKHKELLHDGCDMDDLINMKKHFIRGPYIYLFVTLLALLNAWVSVVGFAFLIILYFLPATFWIRKEKRNPL; encoded by the coding sequence TTGATTAAAAGGGAGCATGGCATATATTCATCAGAACGAATGGTCACTTACGTCGATGCGATATTTGCGATCGCGTTAACGCTGCTCGTTATTGAAATCAAAATTCCGGAGCACGCGGACGGAGACAATCTGATCATGACGTTATGGCAAGAGTGGCCTAAGTTTATTAGTTTTTTAATCAGCTTTATGATTATTTCAGTCGTCTGGTTCAATCATCACACGATGTTCCATTACATTAAAAAAATCGATCACACTCTCATCCTCATGAATACGATTTTAATGCTGAATGTCATTGCAATTCCATTCTGCTCCTCGATTCTTGGAGAGTATGCCGATGCGGTTGGTGAGAATTCCAAAGTCGCAGCGCTAATTTATGGCGGTTGGATAACGCTGGGCGGAATACCTTTTAATTTCATATGGAGTTACGCGCTAAAACATAAAGAATTATTACATGACGGATGCGACATGGACGATTTAATCAATATGAAAAAGCACTTTATTCGGGGACCCTATATTTATTTATTTGTCACTTTGTTGGCCTTGCTGAATGCTTGGGTTAGTGTAGTTGGTTTTGCTTTTCTCATTATCCTGTACTTCTTGCCTGCTACGTTTTGGATTAGGAAAGAAAAGAGGAACCCTCTATAA
- a CDS encoding MarR family winged helix-turn-helix transcriptional regulator, giving the protein MIKSSGILTEKISWLFLEWRRYNQKRLIIYDITIQQMALLTELNKNEFLSPNEIADYLHCDRPTASVIIKNLEKKDWIYRKKNEKNARYHKILISEKGKEVLKRVNSSVPPLTISPFDVLTSEESDQLFDLLKKCENRMKEIILSKEHNNE; this is encoded by the coding sequence ATAATTAAAAGTTCCGGCATTCTAACAGAAAAAATATCGTGGCTTTTTCTAGAGTGGAGAAGATATAACCAAAAAAGATTAATTATTTATGATATTACAATTCAACAAATGGCATTATTAACAGAGCTTAATAAAAATGAATTCCTATCACCAAATGAAATAGCGGACTATTTGCATTGCGACCGTCCAACTGCTTCGGTTATCATTAAAAACCTTGAAAAGAAAGATTGGATTTATCGAAAGAAAAATGAAAAAAATGCAAGATATCATAAAATACTAATTTCAGAAAAGGGTAAAGAAGTTTTAAAAAGAGTTAATTCTTCCGTCCCACCACTTACAATAAGCCCGTTTGATGTTCTAACCTCAGAAGAAAGCGACCAATTATTTGATTTGCTTAAAAAATGTGAAAATAGGATGAAAGAAATTATCCTTTCAAAGGAGCATAATAATGAATGA